One window from the genome of Enterobacter asburiae encodes:
- the ftsN gene encoding cell division protein FtsN — MAQRDYVRRGQPAPSRRKKSSSRKKQRNLPAVSPAMVAIAAAVVVAFIGGLYFITHHKKEESEALQASKVAGNGLPPKPEERWRYIKELESRQPGVRAPTEPSAGGEVQNANQLTDEQRQLLAQMQADMRQQPTQLNEVPWNEQTPAQRQQTLQRRQAQQQIQQQQQQQQWAQTQPVQQPKAQPRVTEQPYQQQTRTVQSQPVQQPPKTQPQKQAAQPYQDLLQTPAHTTAQQPKTQQAAPVTNETEAPKQTAEKKDERRWMVQCGSFKGAEQAETVRAQLAFEGFDSRITTNNGWNRVVIGPVKGKENADGTISRLKVAGHTNCIRLASGG; from the coding sequence GTGGCACAACGAGATTATGTACGTCGCGGCCAGCCGGCACCTTCGCGACGCAAAAAGAGTAGCTCAAGGAAAAAGCAACGTAACCTGCCTGCTGTATCGCCAGCAATGGTCGCTATTGCTGCGGCTGTAGTCGTCGCCTTTATTGGTGGCCTGTACTTTATCACGCACCATAAAAAAGAAGAGTCTGAGGCGCTTCAGGCCAGTAAAGTTGCCGGAAATGGCCTTCCTCCGAAGCCTGAAGAGCGCTGGCGCTACATCAAAGAGCTGGAAAGCCGTCAGCCTGGGGTGCGTGCGCCAACCGAACCTTCTGCGGGTGGTGAAGTGCAGAATGCGAATCAGCTGACGGATGAACAGCGTCAGCTACTGGCACAAATGCAGGCCGATATGCGCCAGCAGCCTACGCAGCTGAACGAAGTGCCGTGGAATGAGCAGACCCCGGCGCAGCGCCAGCAAACGCTGCAGCGGCGTCAGGCGCAACAGCAGATCCAGCAACAGCAACAACAGCAGCAATGGGCGCAAACCCAGCCGGTGCAGCAGCCGAAAGCACAGCCGCGGGTAACGGAACAGCCATACCAGCAGCAGACGCGTACGGTGCAGTCTCAGCCTGTCCAACAGCCGCCGAAAACGCAGCCGCAGAAACAGGCGGCTCAGCCGTATCAGGATCTGCTCCAGACGCCAGCGCATACCACCGCACAGCAGCCGAAAACGCAGCAGGCCGCGCCGGTCACCAATGAGACCGAAGCGCCGAAGCAGACGGCGGAGAAAAAAGACGAACGCCGCTGGATGGTACAGTGCGGTTCGTTCAAAGGCGCCGAGCAGGCGGAAACGGTACGTGCTCAACTGGCCTTTGAAGGGTTTGATTCGCGTATTACCACCAACAACGGCTGGAATCGCGTGGTGATTGGTCCGGTCAAAGGCAAAGAAAATGCCGATGGCACCATTTCGCGTTTGAAAGTGGCTGGCCACACAAACTGCATTCGACTCGCCTCCGGGGGTTGA
- a CDS encoding DUF6708 domain-containing protein, translating into MFNLFKRLAKDPSKRFYKGFLRLSDKRVFKIYSQKTGDPDVPGISGFDSVVRMNSTYLELVDRYYNWRGVLTLGAAIIFYIMFIRGFLGLLIPMLWEGGYPLKTWIYLIVVWCLISLPLSWAAYRLMVSEIFFSTYYPIRFNRKNRMVYVYQSGGTVLSIPWEELKFVLYPTKGRLSTQWTIVGCLTGDDGDTVTRAIPLPINVNWDPEDLTMYWEFIRCYMEEGDEYLPDLADSIAWCPPVEKQKEGWLFGLLYLSKQWFGCLGLLVNALQLPLFFVLSFPRWLVMLTCKIPEWPAEVAAACQPAENDPVNKGAEHNPPQVWRPMLGLQGKERYARTFAKERGAMDRVVARLKAKYGRQNHAD; encoded by the coding sequence ATGTTTAATCTCTTCAAACGATTGGCAAAAGATCCTTCAAAACGGTTCTATAAGGGATTTCTCCGCCTCAGTGATAAACGTGTTTTTAAGATTTACTCGCAGAAAACAGGCGATCCGGACGTTCCAGGCATATCCGGATTCGACAGCGTGGTGCGCATGAACTCAACCTATCTGGAGCTGGTTGACCGGTATTACAACTGGAGAGGTGTCTTAACTCTTGGGGCCGCAATAATATTCTATATTATGTTTATTCGCGGTTTTCTAGGGTTGTTAATCCCTATGCTCTGGGAGGGAGGATATCCGCTTAAGACCTGGATATATTTGATTGTTGTCTGGTGCTTAATATCACTTCCTCTTTCCTGGGCTGCATACAGGCTAATGGTTTCTGAGATATTTTTCAGTACCTACTATCCGATCCGCTTTAACCGTAAAAACAGGATGGTATATGTCTACCAGTCCGGTGGAACGGTGCTGTCCATTCCGTGGGAGGAACTCAAATTTGTCCTGTACCCAACGAAGGGGCGACTCTCAACGCAGTGGACCATTGTGGGATGTCTTACGGGTGATGACGGAGATACTGTCACGAGAGCGATTCCTCTCCCGATTAATGTCAACTGGGACCCTGAAGACCTGACCATGTACTGGGAATTTATCCGCTGCTATATGGAAGAGGGAGATGAGTATCTCCCGGACCTCGCGGACTCCATTGCCTGGTGCCCGCCAGTGGAAAAGCAGAAAGAGGGCTGGCTGTTCGGACTGCTCTATCTCAGTAAGCAGTGGTTCGGGTGTCTCGGCCTGCTGGTGAATGCGCTGCAGTTGCCTCTCTTTTTCGTGCTCAGTTTTCCGCGCTGGCTGGTCATGCTGACCTGCAAAATCCCGGAATGGCCTGCGGAGGTAGCTGCGGCCTGTCAGCCGGCTGAGAATGACCCTGTCAACAAAGGCGCTGAGCATAATCCACCGCAGGTCTGGCGACCAATGCTGGGCTTGCAGGGCAAGGAGCGTTATGCCCGCACGTTTGCAAAAGAGCGCGGAGCAATGGACCGGGTCGTTGCCCGACTGAAAGCCAAATATGGAAGGCAGAATCATGCAGACTGA
- the menA gene encoding 1,4-dihydroxy-2-naphthoate polyprenyltransferase gives MTDISRTQAWLESLRPKTLPLAFAAIIVGTALAWWQGYFDPLVAALALITAGLLQILSNLANDYGDAVKGSDKPDRIGPLRGMQKGVITQAQMKRALIITVVLICVSGLALVTVASKTTSDFIGFLVLGLLAIIAAITYTVGTRPYGYIGLGDISVLVFFGWLSVMGSWYLQAHTVIPALFLPATACGLLATAVLNINNLRDIDSDRENGKNTLAVRLGPVNARRYHACLLIGALVCLALFNLISLQSLWGWLFVLAAPLLIKQARFVMRELSPSAMPPMLERTVKGALLTNLLFVIGIVLSQTLR, from the coding sequence ATGACTGACATCAGCCGTACTCAGGCGTGGCTCGAAAGTCTGCGCCCTAAAACACTTCCTCTGGCCTTTGCCGCGATTATCGTCGGCACCGCCCTTGCCTGGTGGCAGGGTTATTTTGATCCGCTGGTCGCCGCGCTGGCGTTGATTACCGCTGGCCTGCTGCAAATCCTCTCCAATCTCGCTAACGACTACGGCGACGCGGTAAAGGGCAGCGACAAGCCGGACCGCATAGGGCCACTGCGCGGAATGCAGAAAGGGGTGATTACCCAGGCGCAGATGAAACGCGCGCTGATTATCACCGTGGTGCTGATCTGCGTATCCGGCCTGGCGCTGGTGACGGTGGCGTCTAAGACCACCAGCGATTTTATTGGCTTCCTGGTGCTGGGTTTATTGGCCATTATCGCGGCCATCACCTACACCGTCGGCACACGTCCTTACGGTTATATTGGGCTTGGCGATATCTCCGTACTGGTATTCTTCGGCTGGCTGAGCGTGATGGGAAGCTGGTACCTGCAGGCGCATACGGTGATCCCTGCCCTGTTCCTGCCCGCGACCGCCTGCGGTCTGCTGGCGACGGCGGTGCTCAACATCAACAACCTGCGCGACATCGACAGCGATCGCGAGAACGGCAAAAACACCCTGGCGGTTCGTCTGGGGCCGGTTAATGCGCGCCGCTATCATGCCTGCCTGCTCATTGGCGCGCTGGTTTGCCTGGCGCTGTTTAACCTGATTTCCTTGCAGAGCCTGTGGGGCTGGCTGTTTGTGCTTGCCGCGCCGCTGCTGATTAAGCAGGCCCGTTTTGTGATGCGTGAACTCAGTCCGTCCGCCATGCCGCCAATGCTGGAGCGCACGGTAAAAGGTGCGCTGCTGACTAACCTGTTGTTCGTCATCGGGATTGTGTTAAGCCAGACGCTGCGTTAG
- the hslU gene encoding HslU--HslV peptidase ATPase subunit → MSEMTPREIVSELNKHIIGQDNAKRSVAIALRNRWRRMQLDEELRHEVTPKNILMIGPTGVGKTEIARRLAKLANAPFIKVEATKFTEVGYVGKEVDSIIRDLTDSAIKMVRVQAIEKNRYRAEEMAEERILDVLIPPAKNNWGQAEQQAEPSAARQAFRKKLREGQLDDKEIEIDLAAAPMGVEIMAPPGMEEMTSQLQSMFQNLGGQKQKARKLKIKDAMKLLIEEEAAKLVNPEELKQDAIDAVEQHGIVFIDEIDKICKRGGNSSGPDVSREGVQRDLLPLVEGCTVSTKHGMVKTDHILFIASGAFQVASPSDLIPELQGRLPIRVELQALTTEDFERILTEPNASATVQYKALMATEGVNLEFTEDGIKRIAQAAWQVNETTENIGARRLHTVLERLVEDISYDASDLNGQTVTIDAEYVSKHLDALVADEDLSRFIL, encoded by the coding sequence ATGTCTGAAATGACCCCACGCGAAATTGTCAGCGAACTGAACAAACACATTATCGGCCAGGATAACGCCAAGCGTTCCGTGGCTATCGCTCTGCGTAACCGCTGGCGTCGTATGCAGCTTGACGAAGAGCTGCGCCACGAAGTGACGCCGAAAAACATTCTGATGATCGGCCCGACCGGCGTCGGTAAAACCGAAATCGCCCGTCGTCTGGCGAAGCTGGCTAACGCACCGTTCATTAAAGTTGAAGCCACCAAGTTCACCGAAGTGGGCTATGTGGGTAAAGAAGTGGACTCCATCATCCGCGATCTGACCGACTCGGCGATCAAGATGGTGCGCGTCCAGGCAATCGAGAAAAACCGCTACCGTGCGGAAGAGATGGCCGAAGAGCGCATTCTCGACGTGCTGATCCCACCGGCAAAAAACAACTGGGGCCAGGCAGAACAGCAGGCGGAACCGTCCGCTGCGCGTCAGGCATTCCGCAAGAAGCTGCGTGAAGGCCAGCTGGACGACAAAGAGATTGAGATCGATCTCGCTGCCGCGCCAATGGGTGTGGAAATCATGGCGCCTCCGGGCATGGAAGAGATGACCAGCCAGCTGCAGTCCATGTTCCAGAACCTGGGCGGCCAGAAGCAGAAAGCGCGTAAGCTGAAAATTAAAGACGCGATGAAGCTGCTGATTGAAGAAGAAGCGGCGAAGCTGGTAAACCCGGAAGAGCTGAAGCAGGATGCTATCGACGCGGTTGAGCAGCACGGCATCGTGTTTATCGACGAAATCGACAAAATTTGTAAGCGCGGCGGCAACAGCTCCGGCCCGGACGTGTCCCGCGAAGGCGTTCAGCGCGACCTGCTGCCGCTGGTTGAAGGCTGCACTGTCTCCACCAAGCACGGTATGGTGAAAACGGACCACATCCTGTTTATCGCTTCCGGTGCGTTCCAGGTTGCCAGCCCGTCGGATCTGATCCCGGAACTGCAGGGCCGTCTGCCTATCCGCGTTGAGCTGCAGGCGCTGACCACCGAAGATTTCGAACGTATCCTGACCGAGCCGAATGCCTCTGCTACCGTACAGTACAAAGCGCTGATGGCGACCGAAGGCGTGAACCTCGAGTTCACCGAAGACGGTATCAAACGTATTGCCCAGGCCGCATGGCAGGTCAACGAAACCACCGAGAACATCGGTGCGCGTCGCCTGCATACCGTGCTGGAACGCCTGGTAGAAGATATCTCTTACGACGCAAGCGACCTTAACGGTCAAACCGTTACCATTGACGCAGAATATGTGAGTAAACATCTGGATGCGTTAGTGGCAGATGAAGATCTGAGCCGTTTTATCCTATAA
- the hslV gene encoding ATP-dependent protease subunit HslV, producing MTTIVSVRRNGHVVIAGDGQATLGNTVMKGNVKKVRRLYNDKVIAGFAGGTADAFTLFELFERKLEMHQGHLVKAAVELAKDWRTDRMLRKLEALLAVADETASLIITGNGDVIQPENDLIAIGSGGPYAQAAARALLENTDMNARDIAVKALDIAGDICIYTNHNHTIEELTSKA from the coding sequence GTGACAACAATAGTAAGTGTACGCCGTAACGGCCATGTGGTAATCGCCGGTGATGGCCAGGCCACGCTGGGTAATACCGTCATGAAAGGCAACGTGAAGAAAGTGCGCCGCCTCTACAACGACAAAGTGATCGCCGGTTTTGCAGGCGGCACGGCGGACGCCTTCACGCTGTTTGAACTGTTTGAACGCAAACTGGAAATGCACCAGGGTCATCTGGTGAAAGCTGCCGTTGAGCTGGCGAAAGACTGGCGTACCGACCGCATGCTGCGCAAGCTTGAAGCGCTGCTGGCGGTAGCCGATGAAACCGCCTCGCTGATCATCACCGGTAACGGTGACGTGATTCAGCCGGAAAATGACCTGATTGCCATCGGCTCTGGCGGCCCTTATGCCCAGGCTGCAGCCCGCGCGCTGTTGGAAAATACCGACATGAACGCGCGTGATATTGCGGTGAAGGCGTTGGATATTGCAGGCGATATCTGCATTTATACCAACCACAACCACACCATCGAAGAATTGACCTCCAAAGCGTAA
- the cytR gene encoding DNA-binding transcriptional regulator CytR, giving the protein MKSRKEVAPATMKDVAQKAQVSTATVSRALMNPDKVSQATRNRVEQAALEVGYFPQAMGRNVKRNESRTILVIVPDICDPFFSEIIRGIEVTAAEQGYLVLIGDCAHQNQQEKTFIDLIITKQIDGMLLLGSRLPFDASIEEQRNLPPMVMANEFAPELELPTVHIDNLTAAFNAVNYLQELGHKRIGCIAGPEEMPLCHYRLQGYVQALRRTGVTVDPHYIARGDFTFAAGGQALEKLLDLPEPPTAVFCHSDVMALGALSYAKRRGLRIPKDLSIIGFDNISLSEFCDPPLSTVAQPRYQIGREAMLLLLDQLHGQTVSSGSRLLDCELIVRGTTQALT; this is encoded by the coding sequence TTGAAGTCCAGGAAAGAGGTTGCACCGGCGACCATGAAAGACGTTGCCCAGAAAGCACAAGTCTCTACGGCAACGGTATCCCGCGCATTAATGAACCCGGATAAAGTCTCCCAGGCGACCCGTAATCGGGTGGAGCAGGCTGCGCTTGAAGTGGGCTATTTCCCACAGGCGATGGGGCGTAACGTTAAACGCAATGAGTCGCGCACCATTCTGGTGATTGTGCCGGACATCTGTGACCCCTTCTTCAGCGAGATTATCCGCGGTATTGAAGTCACCGCAGCGGAACAGGGTTACCTGGTGCTGATTGGCGACTGTGCTCACCAGAACCAGCAGGAAAAAACCTTCATCGATCTCATTATCACCAAGCAGATCGACGGCATGCTGCTGCTTGGCTCTCGCCTGCCGTTTGATGCCAGCATTGAAGAGCAGCGTAATTTACCGCCGATGGTGATGGCCAACGAGTTTGCGCCAGAGCTGGAGCTGCCGACGGTCCATATTGATAACCTCACCGCCGCGTTCAACGCCGTAAACTATCTCCAGGAACTGGGGCATAAGCGCATTGGCTGTATTGCCGGGCCGGAAGAGATGCCGCTGTGTCACTATCGCTTACAGGGCTACGTCCAGGCGCTGCGCCGTACCGGCGTCACCGTCGATCCACACTACATTGCGCGCGGGGATTTTACCTTCGCCGCGGGTGGACAAGCGCTGGAGAAACTTCTGGACCTGCCTGAACCGCCAACCGCCGTATTTTGTCACAGCGACGTGATGGCGCTGGGCGCATTATCGTACGCTAAACGCCGCGGCCTGCGGATACCGAAAGATTTATCAATCATCGGATTCGATAATATTTCGCTTTCAGAATTTTGCGATCCGCCGCTCTCAACGGTCGCTCAGCCGCGCTATCAAATCGGCCGGGAAGCGATGCTGCTTCTGCTGGATCAGCTTCACGGTCAAACAGTTAGCAGCGGCTCGCGGTTGCTGGACTGCGAACTGATTGTTCGCGGTACTACCCAGGCATTGACTTAA
- a CDS encoding T6SS effector BTH_I2691 family protein, whose product MSNQKGCKFCQRDGLPVLPVRPAIMEKGDALPTLPGSITVPVTAEGGADYTARLLRQGFLYIWAERSQRWINYYATGDGYFYPLPEDGTVPPRVESGDITPCITRPDELATASLVTLPVKPAGILNGVYWFAWSEESWTPVVRKQHEDVAWRSQYMQKFDMDAWLASHSGQQALPFRQLASCVAEYSPGLRNSTLKAWTPSPLKAVSSHSAADLQQAADNLNAGNGAILMLSDPVGVATEISALARYRMQQAIATDPELSRGTALLTMLGSVELAMRNYFYLRAEAGDESYERQMRYGRDTPAGPRFPAPDMADRMHVLNEASRKDRVDEAWQTSYEKYIDRAKTQAFSERLKDWLTEYDNSSVIPITRMYLAWLQGPVMANYFVQHFDPTCAHSGGRYIQTVGKVLAGMNDKGGVITYIDQQLNQAPLTPENYLQRAAFFNHGGWIAEVNAQLKSGGPDWWLGISWDRLADGAKEYSGSYASAILTGLEKLSMLWSDTMMKSVDLMVKGTPVRFAVGILAMQGKAFSAVSVVPGTKNFVGAMTRGMAGMLEMSGRSGGQLYTAMRKLTERLVKELPARSLEKISLPRIIDVQEAKALAALPVKERLAKLSTAMLTEDELARMLFPKSPGSSVAQLSGMKPGTLATEMAAKGMTFGGTVFSAYFQWMVLGYGVKESGLPSEGKAATVFGANASMAVASTAEALKLAMTPLMRLELPSTVSMIRNVMMKVVGAEIWRLFGLGGGLVYAGVEVFNGVAGIKEGNYSVGIAHLINALGVGMMTVGGGSDITVAIISLFGVSDATLAGSVAAFFLGPAGIFIGMLLVLGAGAWLLSHSRNDIQTWLLSTQWRQIPPGESDIPAIWPNAQMEKGGYMALNAQGGTHV is encoded by the coding sequence ATGAGCAATCAAAAGGGATGTAAGTTCTGCCAGCGCGACGGTTTACCCGTCCTGCCCGTTCGTCCGGCAATCATGGAAAAAGGCGACGCGCTACCGACATTACCCGGCAGTATTACCGTACCAGTAACGGCCGAAGGAGGTGCAGACTATACCGCCCGTCTGCTGAGGCAGGGCTTTTTATACATCTGGGCGGAACGTTCACAACGCTGGATTAACTATTATGCTACCGGCGACGGCTATTTTTATCCTCTTCCAGAGGATGGCACCGTGCCGCCGCGCGTGGAAAGCGGGGACATTACCCCCTGTATTACCCGACCAGATGAACTGGCAACCGCTTCCCTGGTGACACTGCCGGTAAAGCCCGCCGGTATCCTTAACGGGGTGTACTGGTTTGCGTGGTCTGAAGAGTCGTGGACACCGGTGGTACGCAAACAGCATGAAGATGTCGCCTGGCGAAGCCAGTATATGCAGAAATTTGATATGGATGCCTGGCTTGCCAGCCACAGCGGCCAGCAGGCCCTGCCCTTCCGTCAACTCGCCAGCTGCGTGGCTGAATACAGTCCAGGACTGCGCAACAGCACCCTTAAAGCCTGGACTCCCTCTCCCCTCAAAGCGGTCAGTAGTCATTCTGCGGCCGATTTACAACAGGCGGCAGATAATCTGAACGCGGGCAACGGTGCAATTCTGATGTTGTCTGACCCGGTTGGCGTAGCGACGGAGATTTCAGCCCTGGCACGCTACCGGATGCAGCAGGCTATCGCCACGGATCCGGAGTTGAGCCGTGGCACTGCATTGCTGACCATGCTCGGCAGCGTCGAACTGGCAATGCGTAATTATTTTTACCTGCGGGCAGAAGCCGGGGATGAAAGCTATGAGCGCCAGATGCGCTACGGCAGGGACACGCCGGCAGGACCGAGATTTCCGGCTCCGGACATGGCCGACCGGATGCATGTCCTGAATGAGGCCAGCCGGAAGGACCGGGTGGATGAGGCATGGCAGACCAGCTACGAAAAATACATCGACCGGGCGAAGACACAGGCATTCAGTGAGAGGCTGAAAGACTGGCTGACCGAATATGACAACAGTTCCGTCATCCCCATCACCCGGATGTATCTGGCCTGGCTGCAGGGGCCGGTGATGGCGAATTACTTTGTGCAGCACTTTGATCCGACCTGCGCGCACAGCGGCGGACGCTATATCCAGACAGTAGGGAAAGTACTGGCAGGAATGAACGACAAAGGCGGAGTGATTACCTACATCGATCAGCAGTTGAATCAGGCTCCGCTGACGCCGGAAAACTATCTTCAGCGGGCGGCCTTCTTTAATCATGGCGGCTGGATTGCCGAGGTGAATGCACAGCTGAAAAGCGGCGGACCAGACTGGTGGCTGGGCATAAGCTGGGACCGTCTGGCGGACGGCGCGAAGGAGTACAGCGGCAGCTACGCCAGTGCGATCCTGACCGGGCTGGAAAAACTCAGCATGCTCTGGTCTGACACGATGATGAAATCGGTGGATCTGATGGTGAAAGGGACGCCGGTGCGCTTTGCTGTCGGGATACTGGCGATGCAGGGTAAGGCGTTCTCAGCCGTCAGCGTGGTGCCGGGGACGAAAAACTTTGTCGGGGCGATGACCCGGGGAATGGCCGGGATGCTGGAAATGAGCGGACGCAGCGGCGGGCAATTATATACCGCGATGCGTAAGCTGACCGAGAGACTGGTGAAGGAGCTACCGGCTCGCTCGCTGGAGAAAATATCTCTGCCGCGGATTATTGACGTGCAGGAGGCGAAGGCACTGGCCGCCCTGCCGGTTAAAGAGCGGCTGGCGAAGCTCAGTACGGCAATGCTCACGGAGGACGAGCTGGCGCGAATGTTGTTCCCGAAATCGCCGGGCTCCTCGGTGGCGCAACTGAGCGGGATGAAACCCGGCACGCTGGCGACGGAGATGGCGGCGAAAGGCATGACGTTTGGCGGGACGGTGTTCTCAGCGTACTTCCAGTGGATGGTGCTGGGGTACGGTGTGAAAGAGAGCGGCCTGCCGTCCGAAGGTAAAGCAGCGACGGTGTTCGGGGCGAATGCCAGCATGGCGGTAGCGTCAACGGCGGAAGCGCTGAAGCTGGCGATGACGCCGCTGATGAGGCTGGAGCTGCCATCGACTGTGTCGATGATAAGAAACGTAATGATGAAGGTTGTCGGGGCGGAGATTTGGAGATTATTTGGACTCGGTGGGGGGCTGGTTTACGCCGGAGTTGAGGTATTCAATGGTGTTGCTGGAATTAAAGAGGGCAACTACAGCGTTGGCATAGCTCATCTGATTAATGCCCTCGGTGTCGGAATGATGACTGTCGGGGGCGGGAGTGATATCACGGTTGCGATCATTTCCCTTTTTGGGGTGTCGGATGCCACTCTGGCTGGATCTGTGGCGGCCTTCTTCCTTGGTCCTGCAGGGATTTTTATAGGGATGCTGCTGGTTTTGGGTGCTGGAGCCTGGCTATTAAGCCATAGCCGGAACGATATACAGACCTGGCTGCTCAGCACGCAATGGCGGCAGATTCCGCCGGGTGAGAGCGATATTCCGGCTATCTGGCCTAATGCGCAAATGGAAAAGGGCGGCTACATGGCCCTGAACGCACAGGGGGGGACGCATGTTTAA
- the rraA gene encoding ribonuclease E activity regulator RraA, producing MKYDTSELCDIYQEDVNVVEPLFSNFGGRSSFGGQIVTVKCFEDNGLLYDLLEQNGRGRVLVVDGGGSVRRALIDAELAGIAVQNEWEGLVVYGSVRQVDDLEDLDIGIQAIAAIPVGAAGDGIGESDVRVNFGGVTFFSGDHLYADNTGIILSEDALDIE from the coding sequence ATGAAATACGATACCTCCGAGCTTTGTGACATCTACCAGGAAGATGTCAACGTCGTTGAACCGCTGTTCTCCAACTTTGGTGGGCGGTCGTCGTTTGGCGGACAGATCGTCACGGTGAAATGTTTCGAGGACAACGGGTTGCTGTACGATCTGCTCGAACAGAATGGCCGCGGCCGCGTTCTTGTGGTCGACGGCGGCGGTTCCGTGCGCCGTGCATTAATTGATGCTGAACTGGCCGGCATTGCCGTTCAGAATGAGTGGGAAGGCCTTGTGGTGTATGGTTCCGTGCGGCAGGTGGACGATCTGGAAGACCTGGATATCGGGATTCAGGCCATCGCGGCCATACCGGTAGGGGCGGCGGGTGACGGTATCGGCGAAAGCGACGTGCGCGTCAATTTCGGCGGCGTGACCTTCTTCTCTGGGGACCATCTCTACGCCGATAATACCGGCATTATTCTGTCGGAAGACGCGCTGGATATCGAGTAA